Proteins from a single region of Octopus bimaculoides isolate UCB-OBI-ISO-001 chromosome 11, ASM119413v2, whole genome shotgun sequence:
- the LOC106873165 gene encoding ataxin-3 → MEAIVFEKQQGSLCALHCLNSLLQGQYFSPIDLAQIAKKLDDQEREQMAEGGENSQEYMHFLEQPSSNMDERGYFSIQVITNALGVWNLDIIPFSSQHPKAKEAQENPLQQTAYICNMKEHWFTIRKIGFQWFNLNSLLSGPELISDTYLSLFIIQLLQEGYSIFIIIGNLPPSDADQLLKIHPAVQPVKPTLESAASLTASNSEDQMDPSLQQVIETTREYAEKDDPSLQRALAMSLKDKEEALLQTALELSMQGDKAEDNCLGTEDTTPDLEVHQTWGTPQSLPSQQSQTQKPSKQPISIDELRQKRLTYLSKTNCLQNNAADSSSVTNMENESESVKENGENGENGEELSEEEMLQKAIYMSMKAAAPM, encoded by the exons ATGGAGGCGATCGTTTTCGAAAAG CAACAGGGTTCATTATGTGCCCTTCACTGTCTGAACTCCCTTCTTCAAGGCCAGTATTTCAGCCCTATAGATTTGGCACAAATAGCCAAGAAATTAGATGACCAAGAAAGGGAGCAGATGGCTGAGGGTGGTGAGAACTCACAAGAATATATGCACTTTTTAGAG CAACCGTCTTCAAATATGGATGAACGAGGATATTTCTCAATACAAGTTATAACAAATGCATTAGGAGTATGGAATTTAGATATAATACCTTTTAGTAGTCAACATCCAAAAGCTAAGGAAGCACAAGAAAATCCTCT ACAACAAACAGCTTATATATGCAACATGAAGGAACATTGGTTCACTATACGTAAAATTGGTTTCCAATGGTTTAACTTAAACTCTTTACTGAGTGGTCCCGAACTCATATCAGACACATATCTGTCTTTGTTTATCATACAATTACTACAAGaag gttattcaatatttattatcattggtAACTTGCCACCTAGTGATGCTGACCAACTTTTAAAAATTCATCCTGCTGTACAGCCAGTGAAACCTACCTTAGAAAGTGCAGCATCTTTAACTGCATCCAACAGTGAAGACCAGATGGACCCCAGTTTACAGCAAGTTATTGAGACTACTCGGGAATATGCTGAAAAGGATGATCCTTCATTGCAGAGAGCATTAGCAATGAGTTTGAAAGATAAGGAAGAAGCACTTTTACAAACTGCTCTTGAACTTAGTATGCAAG gTGATAAGGCAGAAGATAATTGTCTTGGAACTGAAGATACTACTCCTGATTTGGAAGTACATCAGACTTGGGGTACGCCCCAGTCTCTTCCCAGTCAACAATCTCAAACACAAAAGCCTTCAAAACAGCCGATATCCATTGATGAATTGCGCCAAAAACGACTCACCTACTTAAGCAAAACAAATTGTTTACAGAATAATGCAGCCGATTCTTCTTCTGTTACTAATATGGAAAATGAATCTGAATCTGTTAAAGAAAAtggggaaaatggagaaaatgggG AAGAATTGAGTGAAGAAGAGATGCTTCAGAAAGCAATTTATATGTCTATGAAAGCAGCAGCACCAATGTGA